In the Sorghum bicolor cultivar BTx623 chromosome 4, Sorghum_bicolor_NCBIv3, whole genome shotgun sequence genome, AGATGTGAAGGATCTTCCAACATCATCTTGGCGACCAAATACCCCGCGATGGACCAAGTCTGGAATTTCCTTGCCTGCTTGCCAACATACCGACCAAGCTTCCCGTCATAGTACTCAGGCCAGCCATCCTTCAACAGCCTCCTCTCTGCTAGGTCAATTGCTCTTCTTGCAATTTGCGGCCGTCCAGTTTTGATGCAGGCTGCAGTCAGCAGCCACAGAAGTACTGCAGAAAGATGAACAGGAATATGAAAACGATGTATAAAAATAGCTCGTATTGTTCGGGTTCCTTGGACTAAGAACAATGAATAGATACAACATATCATGTTATGAATTTCTACTAGAAAGATAAGAAATTAGGAACATCGTTGAACAAATAAGAACCAAAAGTATTCTGCCTTCTGTGGTACAGATTAGGATAATTCCATTCGCATATAAAATTTGAGCAAAGGGATGGCATGGGATGTTCAATAAAAAAGAGGACATACTCTTCTCGGCACTGAAAAGGAATCATTTAAACTCAGAATgtaaaatgtctggaaatatgAATGTGTGGATTATGGAACATCCAGTATATACTTAATTTTTCATCCCCATTGTTTATTGTAGTTCAGTGTCCGCAGAAAGAGAACAGAACAATCTAAGGGAAGCTCACAAACCTGGCCACGATCCTCCATTGTGATAGCTCCATCTAGTATTTTTTGGATCACAGCCTGTCACAATTCGCCATTCATGGTTCTCAATAGCAGGATAACATATCTTCAGAGGCATATCACCGATAAGCTCTTCCCAACGCTCCTCAATAAGATCCATTATAGCAACAGATTGCTCAGGTGTTGCAAGAGAAGAAAGTATAGCAATCATGTTTCCAAGTGCAAACCATCGGAAGTCCATCCTGGCAGGACTAACATTACCAATGAAAAACCCACCCTGACAAGGCATAAAGTCAAATAGCCAGTCCGGAATTGAATCAGGAATAACATTGAATTTGTTGACGGCTGTGTGGGAATATTCTTCTGTCTTGTAACGATAAATGTCATTTAGCTGTTGGAAATCGAGCCAAAAATAACTTCGCATGTGATAACTTAAAGCATGAAGGCGGGTAGCAATCTTCTCTACAAATTCCTTCCCTTCATTATCATGCTTAAGCATTTGAAGAGCACACCTTAGTGCCATAAAGAAAAGGGCTTGAATCTCAATAGGGTATCCATATACACCCTACAATTAAGAATGACAATAAGAACAAACATAAGCTCAGTTAGAAATCAAAAAGCATAAGAAATTTAACAATTACATTCACAAGTAACTGGAGATTGGCATGCATCCATTCAAAGCCAACAACAAAGGATGATGTATAACCATCAACAAATATAGGAGACAGTCTTGATGTAGTATCTCTGCAATGTAGGGTTGAAGATGCAACAGCAAAACTTTCTACCAACAGCTAAAAGTCTGTCATATATTAATCTGAATTTATCGTCTGTTGTAGGCAAGTTCACACTCAAAGATTAGTAGGGACATTTGGTGATATTTTCAATAGAAACATTACTAACTGTAGCTAATTTTTGGGAACACTAGTATGACACAAGTTAAACGAAAATAGCAGCAACACCAAGTTCAAATCATTAAAGTTTGATGAAGGCTAATCAACAACATGTCATTATTACTATATTGGACAAGTGAAATTACAAGCTCCACTACACAACAAACAAACAGCAACCTGAACTAGGCATAAAATAGTGTTTCCACAATGTCAGATTTTAGCCATATCCAATGGTTATTTATATTCTTCTCCTTAATATTATGATACACAGCTCTACTGCgagtttgagaaaaaaaaatagttaTTTGTATCATATGTTAGGAGCACGGGACACAGGAAACATGCATATCAAACCTTATGTTTCAGAAATATGACTAGATCACTGAATGTAACTACCATTACTTTGGAGACGAATGGGAGATCCTAAGTCCACAAATTTCATCAGTGATGCTATAGATACTTATTCTGTAATAAACTCTGAAATAGTAACGCTAAACATAGGCATGAGCTGATGAGCATACTGAATGGTCAGAGCTTACCATTCTGCGATCTATCATACAGCAACCATCAGCACATAACAATGTCGGGAAGGTATCAAACCCCTCAGATAAGCACAGGCTGAGTATGAGCCTCATCCCTTTCTGGCACTCCGGTGTCTCTGCCAGGGTCATATCACCGGTGGTTTTTGTGTACGCCCGGAGGAGTATGATCCACCAGAAACCAGAATCCACAGGCGCAACCCTCCCAATGGCGCTCTCTCCAAAATCAGCATGTAGGGTCTCGACCCCCTTCTTGGCGTCATGCATCACCTTGAAGCTAGCCGGCATGGCTCCCTCCCCAAGCTTGAACCGGTCGACTTTCTTCTCCCAGCCCTGCAGCAGCAGGGTCTTCAGAAGGAAGTTCTTGACGATATCCGGCTCGCCATTCATCAGAAACGCCAGCGCGCTCGGCACGAAATCCCTCACAAACACCTGCCCACCACCAAGTTATCCCGAATAAGATAGGATATATACTGCTACGAGCGTCCGAATGACAAGCTCGGAATCAAAACAATTTTCAGCTTCTGTCAACAAAACAACGATCAATTTTTCAGTAGAGGGAGGTATAAAATGGAGTGACAGCCCACTTGGTCGTAGTTGAGGACTTCCTCGGAAGCGTGGTCGACGGCGGCGACGGTGCCAAGGGGCTGGCCGCGAAAGAAGACGAGTGAGCGGCGGAGCGCCTCCCATGCGTCGCCGACGATGGGGTGGGGCTCGAAGGAGTGCAGCGCGGAGGATGCCGGCGTGCCGACGAGGGAGCGCAGGCCGCCCCCAGGCGAGTACATGCCGTCGAAGCCTCCCCTGCCGTAGCCGCCCGAGTGCGAGACGTCGCTGAGCGAGCGGTCGTCGaaggagcgctggcgctcgacgTTGATCCGCGGCTTGCTGAGCAGCCGCGTGAGCTCGAAGTCGTCCGACTCCGACAGCGAGGTGTGCGACGCCGACCGCCGCATCCCGCCGCCGACAGCCAGCTCCATGGCGCAACGTCCGCGGCGGTCTTCCCTCGCCTCCTCCTACTCCTCCCCCCTTGTGTCTCACCAAACTTGCGCccggccggctccggctccggctccgcctCCGAGCTCCCGCCCAGATCTAGCCCGGGCGCCGGCGAGCGAGAGATCTGGGGCGCTGACGCGACCGAGGGAGGAGGGAAGGGGGGGACCAAGCAGAGCAGAGCAAGACACGGCCGCGCGAATCTCGATGCGAGTAGCGACGACGACGCCGGCAGGGTGGGGACTGGGACTGGGAGGCGGAAAGAGAGGGGAAAAAAAGGATCAGCTGGCTGGGAAGGCGT is a window encoding:
- the LOC8061047 gene encoding cytosolic invertase 1, whose amino-acid sequence is MELAVGGGMRRSASHTSLSESDDFELTRLLSKPRINVERQRSFDDRSLSDVSHSGGYGRGGFDGMYSPGGGLRSLVGTPASSALHSFEPHPIVGDAWEALRRSLVFFRGQPLGTVAAVDHASEEVLNYDQVFVRDFVPSALAFLMNGEPDIVKNFLLKTLLLQGWEKKVDRFKLGEGAMPASFKVMHDAKKGVETLHADFGESAIGRVAPVDSGFWWIILLRAYTKTTGDMTLAETPECQKGMRLILSLCLSEGFDTFPTLLCADGCCMIDRRMGVYGYPIEIQALFFMALRCALQMLKHDNEGKEFVEKIATRLHALSYHMRSYFWLDFQQLNDIYRYKTEEYSHTAVNKFNVIPDSIPDWLFDFMPCQGGFFIGNVSPARMDFRWFALGNMIAILSSLATPEQSVAIMDLIEERWEELIGDMPLKICYPAIENHEWRIVTGCDPKNTRWSYHNGGSWPVLLWLLTAACIKTGRPQIARRAIDLAERRLLKDGWPEYYDGKLGRYVGKQARKFQTWSIAGYLVAKMMLEDPSHLGMISLEEDKAMLKPVLKRSASWTN